The following are encoded together in the Coffea arabica cultivar ET-39 chromosome 1c, Coffea Arabica ET-39 HiFi, whole genome shotgun sequence genome:
- the LOC113714718 gene encoding DNA topoisomerase 6 subunit B-like isoform X2 yields the protein MEIGESSESPEGKKKSKSKTPRKPKDSVLKQKSPAEFFADNKNIAGFDNPGKCLYTTVRELVENALDSAESISKLPIVEITIEEIVRSKFNSMIGLAEHERVDEELYDDFESAKAREKRLAKEARIQEIQAKNANLGKKVKEPVASKAMRGRGETSYYRVTCKDNGKGMPHDDIPNMFGRVLSGTKYGLKQTRGKFGLGAKMALIWSKMSTGLPIEITSSMKGQNYTSFCRLDIDIHRNIPHIHVHEKQDKKERWHGAEIQIVIEGNWTTYRSKILHYMRQMAVITPYAEFLFRFLSDAPDKNVTVKFARRTDIMPPVPLETKYHPSAVDLLLIKRLIAETSKQNLLQFLQHEFVNISKSHAERLIGEMGPDFSHKMLVKSLTSQQIVRIHQLFRQAKFDDPSGDCLSPAGEYNLRLGIIKELHPDMVATYSGSGFATCSVLKYLKATPFLSKLESVLVEKMLSNWNSYKINQVQDKIGVFVSIVSTKIPFKGTGKEYIGDDISEIAAAVKTSIQQCCTQLKSKILKRIQAREQQERKRNLSKYIPNVTGAIYDVLKEMSHLHASKRKRYANEDAEVLNKVSNHIITRETLGEKLAQHVEQVDYEMALEYATQSGVNEEPRENIYIQTLEGESKFVDFQSPVFVFRLFQ from the exons ATGGAGATTGGAGAAAGTAGTGAGAGCccagaaggaaaaaagaaatccaAATCAAAGACTCCCAGAAAACCCAAAGATAGCGTGCTCAAACAGA AGTCTCCAGCTGAGTTTTTTGCAGATAATAAGAATATTGCTGGATTTGACAAT CCGGGAAAATGTTTATACACAACTGTAAGAGAGCTTGTTGAAAATGCGCTTGATTCTGCAGAGTCAATCTCGAAGCTTCCTATTGTTGAAATAACGAT TGAAGAGATAGTGAGAAGCAAATTCAATTCCATGATTGGGCTTGCTGAACATGAACGTGTTGATGAAGAGCTATATGATGATTTTGAGTCGGCCAAGGCTCGAGAG AAACGACTTGCCAAGGAAGCTCGCATTCAGGAGATCCAGGCAAAGAATGCTAATCTTGGAAAAAAAGTGAAAGAGCCAGTTGCTTCAAAGGCCATGAGGGGTCGTGGTGAAACCTCATACTATAGGGTGACTTGTAAG GATAATGGAAAAGGGATGCCCCATGATGATATCCCCAATATGTTTGGACGAG TTTTGTCTGGGACAAAATATGGCTTGAAGCAGACTCGTGGGAAATTTGGTCTTGGTGCTAAGATG GCCCTAATTTGGTCCAAGATGAGTACAGGACTTCCCATTGAAATCACATCATCAATGAAGGGCCAAAATTATACTTCATTTTGCAGGCTAGACATAGATATTCATAG GAACATCCCTCACATTCATGTACATGAAAAACAAGACAAGAAGGAGCGGTGGCATGGAGCTGAAATTCAGATAGTTATTGAGGGGAATTGGACAACATATCGT TCCAAGATTTTGCACTACATGCGTCAAATGGCTGTTATAACACCCTATGCTGAGTTTCTTTTCAGATTTCTGTCAGATGCACCAGA TAAAAATGTGACGGTAAAATTTGCGAGAAGGACAGACATAATGCCTCCGGTTCCTCTTGAGACCAAGTACCATCCATCAGCTGTTGATTTGCTCCTGATAAAGCGTCTTATTGCAGAGACTTCGAAGCAGAATCTCTTGCAATTCCTTCAGCATGAATTTGTGAACATTAGTAAATCTCATGCTGAGCGACTAATTG gggaaatgggACCAGATTTCAGTCACAAAATGCTGGTCAAGTCACTGACTTCGCAGCAAATAGTTCGTATCCATCAGTTGTTTCGTCAAGCCAAGTTTGATGATCCAAGTGGTGAT TGTCTTAGTCCTGCAGGGGAATACAACTTGCGCTTGGGAATTATCAAGGAATTACATCCAGACATGGTTGCTACTTATTCAGGAAG TGGGTTTGCAACTTGCTCAGTGCTCAAGTATTTGAAGGCCACCCCTTTCTTGTCGAAGCTGGAGTCAGTGTTGGTGGAAAAGATGTTAAGCAA TTGGAATAGCTACAAAATAAACCAGGTGCAGGACAAGATTGGTGTATTTGTCAGCATTGTAAGCACCAAAATACCTTTTAAAGGGACCGGGAAGGAATACATTGGAGATGACATAAGTGAGATAGCTGCTGCTGTTAAG ACATCCATTCAGCAGTGCTGTACTCAACTGAAATCCAAGATCCTTAAAAGAATTCAGGCTCGGGAGCAGCAGGAGAGGAAGCGAAATTTGAGCAA GTATATTCCTAATGTTACAGGTGCCATATACGACGTTCTGAAAGAGATGTCACATTTGCATGCATCTAAAAGGAAGCGTTATGCTAATGAGGATGCAGAAGTTCTGAATAAGGTTTCAAATCATATAATTACAAGAGAAACACTTGGTGAAAAGCTTGCACAGCATGTCGAACAG GTGGACTATGAAATGGCTCTGGAATATGCCACACAAAGCGGAGTGAATGAGGAACCCAGGGAAAATATCTATATACAAACACTGGAAGGAGAAAGTAAATTTGTTGATTTCCAGAGTCCTGTATTTGTTTTCAGACTTTTCCAATAG
- the LOC113714718 gene encoding DNA topoisomerase 6 subunit B-like isoform X1, with translation MEIGESSESPEGKKKSKSKTPRKPKDSVLKQKSPAEFFADNKNIAGFDNPGKCLYTTVRELVENALDSAESISKLPIVEITIEEIVRSKFNSMIGLAEHERVDEELYDDFESAKAREKRLAKEARIQEIQAKNANLGKKVKEPVASKAMRGRGETSYYRVTCKDNGKGMPHDDIPNMFGRVLSGTKYGLKQTRGKFGLGAKMALIWSKMSTGLPIEITSSMKGQNYTSFCRLDIDIHRNIPHIHVHEKQDKKERWHGAEIQIVIEGNWTTYRSKILHYMRQMAVITPYAEFLFRFLSDAPDKNVTVKFARRTDIMPPVPLETKYHPSAVDLLLIKRLIAETSKQNLLQFLQHEFVNISKSHAERLIGEMGPDFSHKMLVKSLTSQQIVRIHQLFRQAKFDDPSGDCLSPAGEYNLRLGIIKELHPDMVATYSGSAQVFEGHPFLVEAGVSVGGKDVKQGVNIFRFANRIPLLFEQGADVVTRTALKRINWNSYKINQVQDKIGVFVSIVSTKIPFKGTGKEYIGDDISEIAAAVKTSIQQCCTQLKSKILKRIQAREQQERKRNLSKYIPNVTGAIYDVLKEMSHLHASKRKRYANEDAEVLNKVSNHIITRETLGEKLAQHVEQVDYEMALEYATQSGVNEEPRENIYIQTLEGESKFVDFQSPVFVFRLFQ, from the exons ATGGAGATTGGAGAAAGTAGTGAGAGCccagaaggaaaaaagaaatccaAATCAAAGACTCCCAGAAAACCCAAAGATAGCGTGCTCAAACAGA AGTCTCCAGCTGAGTTTTTTGCAGATAATAAGAATATTGCTGGATTTGACAAT CCGGGAAAATGTTTATACACAACTGTAAGAGAGCTTGTTGAAAATGCGCTTGATTCTGCAGAGTCAATCTCGAAGCTTCCTATTGTTGAAATAACGAT TGAAGAGATAGTGAGAAGCAAATTCAATTCCATGATTGGGCTTGCTGAACATGAACGTGTTGATGAAGAGCTATATGATGATTTTGAGTCGGCCAAGGCTCGAGAG AAACGACTTGCCAAGGAAGCTCGCATTCAGGAGATCCAGGCAAAGAATGCTAATCTTGGAAAAAAAGTGAAAGAGCCAGTTGCTTCAAAGGCCATGAGGGGTCGTGGTGAAACCTCATACTATAGGGTGACTTGTAAG GATAATGGAAAAGGGATGCCCCATGATGATATCCCCAATATGTTTGGACGAG TTTTGTCTGGGACAAAATATGGCTTGAAGCAGACTCGTGGGAAATTTGGTCTTGGTGCTAAGATG GCCCTAATTTGGTCCAAGATGAGTACAGGACTTCCCATTGAAATCACATCATCAATGAAGGGCCAAAATTATACTTCATTTTGCAGGCTAGACATAGATATTCATAG GAACATCCCTCACATTCATGTACATGAAAAACAAGACAAGAAGGAGCGGTGGCATGGAGCTGAAATTCAGATAGTTATTGAGGGGAATTGGACAACATATCGT TCCAAGATTTTGCACTACATGCGTCAAATGGCTGTTATAACACCCTATGCTGAGTTTCTTTTCAGATTTCTGTCAGATGCACCAGA TAAAAATGTGACGGTAAAATTTGCGAGAAGGACAGACATAATGCCTCCGGTTCCTCTTGAGACCAAGTACCATCCATCAGCTGTTGATTTGCTCCTGATAAAGCGTCTTATTGCAGAGACTTCGAAGCAGAATCTCTTGCAATTCCTTCAGCATGAATTTGTGAACATTAGTAAATCTCATGCTGAGCGACTAATTG gggaaatgggACCAGATTTCAGTCACAAAATGCTGGTCAAGTCACTGACTTCGCAGCAAATAGTTCGTATCCATCAGTTGTTTCGTCAAGCCAAGTTTGATGATCCAAGTGGTGAT TGTCTTAGTCCTGCAGGGGAATACAACTTGCGCTTGGGAATTATCAAGGAATTACATCCAGACATGGTTGCTACTTATTCAGGAAG TGCTCAAGTATTTGAAGGCCACCCCTTTCTTGTCGAAGCTGGAGTCAGTGTTGGTGGAAAAGATGTTAAGCAA GGTGTGAACATATTCCGATTTGCTAACCGGATTCCACTTCTGTTCGAGCAAGGTGCTGATGTTGTCACTCGAACTGCTTTGAAGAGAATTAA TTGGAATAGCTACAAAATAAACCAGGTGCAGGACAAGATTGGTGTATTTGTCAGCATTGTAAGCACCAAAATACCTTTTAAAGGGACCGGGAAGGAATACATTGGAGATGACATAAGTGAGATAGCTGCTGCTGTTAAG ACATCCATTCAGCAGTGCTGTACTCAACTGAAATCCAAGATCCTTAAAAGAATTCAGGCTCGGGAGCAGCAGGAGAGGAAGCGAAATTTGAGCAA GTATATTCCTAATGTTACAGGTGCCATATACGACGTTCTGAAAGAGATGTCACATTTGCATGCATCTAAAAGGAAGCGTTATGCTAATGAGGATGCAGAAGTTCTGAATAAGGTTTCAAATCATATAATTACAAGAGAAACACTTGGTGAAAAGCTTGCACAGCATGTCGAACAG GTGGACTATGAAATGGCTCTGGAATATGCCACACAAAGCGGAGTGAATGAGGAACCCAGGGAAAATATCTATATACAAACACTGGAAGGAGAAAGTAAATTTGTTGATTTCCAGAGTCCTGTATTTGTTTTCAGACTTTTCCAATAG
- the LOC113714718 gene encoding DNA topoisomerase 6 subunit B-like isoform X4, translating into MEIGESSESPEGKKKSKSKTPRKPKDSVLKQKSPAEFFADNKNIAGFDNPGKCLYTTVRELVENALDSAESISKLPIVEITIEEIVRSKFNSMIGLAEHERVDEELYDDFESAKAREKRLAKEARIQEIQAKNANLGKKVKEPVASKAMRGRGETSYYRVTCKDNGKGMPHDDIPNMFGRVLSGTKYGLKQTRGKFGLGAKMALIWSKMSTGLPIEITSSMKGQNYTSFCRLDIDIHRNIPHIHVHEKQDKKERWHGAEIQIVIEGNWTTYRSKILHYMRQMAVITPYAEFLFRFLSDAPDKNVTVKFARRTDIMPPVPLETKYHPSAVDLLLIKRLIAETSKQNLLQFLQHEFVNISKSHAERLIGEMGPDFSHKMLVKSLTSQQIVRIHQLFRQAKFDDPSGDCLSPAGEYNLRLGIIKELHPDMVATYSGSGFATCSVLKYLKATPFLSKLESVLVEKMLSKYIPNVTGAIYDVLKEMSHLHASKRKRYANEDAEVLNKVSNHIITRETLGEKLAQHVEQVDYEMALEYATQSGVNEEPRENIYIQTLEGESKFVDFQSPVFVFRLFQ; encoded by the exons ATGGAGATTGGAGAAAGTAGTGAGAGCccagaaggaaaaaagaaatccaAATCAAAGACTCCCAGAAAACCCAAAGATAGCGTGCTCAAACAGA AGTCTCCAGCTGAGTTTTTTGCAGATAATAAGAATATTGCTGGATTTGACAAT CCGGGAAAATGTTTATACACAACTGTAAGAGAGCTTGTTGAAAATGCGCTTGATTCTGCAGAGTCAATCTCGAAGCTTCCTATTGTTGAAATAACGAT TGAAGAGATAGTGAGAAGCAAATTCAATTCCATGATTGGGCTTGCTGAACATGAACGTGTTGATGAAGAGCTATATGATGATTTTGAGTCGGCCAAGGCTCGAGAG AAACGACTTGCCAAGGAAGCTCGCATTCAGGAGATCCAGGCAAAGAATGCTAATCTTGGAAAAAAAGTGAAAGAGCCAGTTGCTTCAAAGGCCATGAGGGGTCGTGGTGAAACCTCATACTATAGGGTGACTTGTAAG GATAATGGAAAAGGGATGCCCCATGATGATATCCCCAATATGTTTGGACGAG TTTTGTCTGGGACAAAATATGGCTTGAAGCAGACTCGTGGGAAATTTGGTCTTGGTGCTAAGATG GCCCTAATTTGGTCCAAGATGAGTACAGGACTTCCCATTGAAATCACATCATCAATGAAGGGCCAAAATTATACTTCATTTTGCAGGCTAGACATAGATATTCATAG GAACATCCCTCACATTCATGTACATGAAAAACAAGACAAGAAGGAGCGGTGGCATGGAGCTGAAATTCAGATAGTTATTGAGGGGAATTGGACAACATATCGT TCCAAGATTTTGCACTACATGCGTCAAATGGCTGTTATAACACCCTATGCTGAGTTTCTTTTCAGATTTCTGTCAGATGCACCAGA TAAAAATGTGACGGTAAAATTTGCGAGAAGGACAGACATAATGCCTCCGGTTCCTCTTGAGACCAAGTACCATCCATCAGCTGTTGATTTGCTCCTGATAAAGCGTCTTATTGCAGAGACTTCGAAGCAGAATCTCTTGCAATTCCTTCAGCATGAATTTGTGAACATTAGTAAATCTCATGCTGAGCGACTAATTG gggaaatgggACCAGATTTCAGTCACAAAATGCTGGTCAAGTCACTGACTTCGCAGCAAATAGTTCGTATCCATCAGTTGTTTCGTCAAGCCAAGTTTGATGATCCAAGTGGTGAT TGTCTTAGTCCTGCAGGGGAATACAACTTGCGCTTGGGAATTATCAAGGAATTACATCCAGACATGGTTGCTACTTATTCAGGAAG TGGGTTTGCAACTTGCTCAGTGCTCAAGTATTTGAAGGCCACCCCTTTCTTGTCGAAGCTGGAGTCAGTGTTGGTGGAAAAGATGTTAAGCAA GTATATTCCTAATGTTACAGGTGCCATATACGACGTTCTGAAAGAGATGTCACATTTGCATGCATCTAAAAGGAAGCGTTATGCTAATGAGGATGCAGAAGTTCTGAATAAGGTTTCAAATCATATAATTACAAGAGAAACACTTGGTGAAAAGCTTGCACAGCATGTCGAACAG GTGGACTATGAAATGGCTCTGGAATATGCCACACAAAGCGGAGTGAATGAGGAACCCAGGGAAAATATCTATATACAAACACTGGAAGGAGAAAGTAAATTTGTTGATTTCCAGAGTCCTGTATTTGTTTTCAGACTTTTCCAATAG
- the LOC113714718 gene encoding DNA topoisomerase 6 subunit B-like isoform X3 — protein sequence MIGLAEHERVDEELYDDFESAKAREKRLAKEARIQEIQAKNANLGKKVKEPVASKAMRGRGETSYYRVTCKDNGKGMPHDDIPNMFGRVLSGTKYGLKQTRGKFGLGAKMALIWSKMSTGLPIEITSSMKGQNYTSFCRLDIDIHRNIPHIHVHEKQDKKERWHGAEIQIVIEGNWTTYRSKILHYMRQMAVITPYAEFLFRFLSDAPDKNVTVKFARRTDIMPPVPLETKYHPSAVDLLLIKRLIAETSKQNLLQFLQHEFVNISKSHAERLIGEMGPDFSHKMLVKSLTSQQIVRIHQLFRQAKFDDPSGDCLSPAGEYNLRLGIIKELHPDMVATYSGSAQVFEGHPFLVEAGVSVGGKDVKQGVNIFRFANRIPLLFEQGADVVTRTALKRINWNSYKINQVQDKIGVFVSIVSTKIPFKGTGKEYIGDDISEIAAAVKTSIQQCCTQLKSKILKRIQAREQQERKRNLSKYIPNVTGAIYDVLKEMSHLHASKRKRYANEDAEVLNKVSNHIITRETLGEKLAQHVEQVDYEMALEYATQSGVNEEPRENIYIQTLEGESKFVDFQSPVFVFRLFQ from the exons ATGATTGGGCTTGCTGAACATGAACGTGTTGATGAAGAGCTATATGATGATTTTGAGTCGGCCAAGGCTCGAGAG AAACGACTTGCCAAGGAAGCTCGCATTCAGGAGATCCAGGCAAAGAATGCTAATCTTGGAAAAAAAGTGAAAGAGCCAGTTGCTTCAAAGGCCATGAGGGGTCGTGGTGAAACCTCATACTATAGGGTGACTTGTAAG GATAATGGAAAAGGGATGCCCCATGATGATATCCCCAATATGTTTGGACGAG TTTTGTCTGGGACAAAATATGGCTTGAAGCAGACTCGTGGGAAATTTGGTCTTGGTGCTAAGATG GCCCTAATTTGGTCCAAGATGAGTACAGGACTTCCCATTGAAATCACATCATCAATGAAGGGCCAAAATTATACTTCATTTTGCAGGCTAGACATAGATATTCATAG GAACATCCCTCACATTCATGTACATGAAAAACAAGACAAGAAGGAGCGGTGGCATGGAGCTGAAATTCAGATAGTTATTGAGGGGAATTGGACAACATATCGT TCCAAGATTTTGCACTACATGCGTCAAATGGCTGTTATAACACCCTATGCTGAGTTTCTTTTCAGATTTCTGTCAGATGCACCAGA TAAAAATGTGACGGTAAAATTTGCGAGAAGGACAGACATAATGCCTCCGGTTCCTCTTGAGACCAAGTACCATCCATCAGCTGTTGATTTGCTCCTGATAAAGCGTCTTATTGCAGAGACTTCGAAGCAGAATCTCTTGCAATTCCTTCAGCATGAATTTGTGAACATTAGTAAATCTCATGCTGAGCGACTAATTG gggaaatgggACCAGATTTCAGTCACAAAATGCTGGTCAAGTCACTGACTTCGCAGCAAATAGTTCGTATCCATCAGTTGTTTCGTCAAGCCAAGTTTGATGATCCAAGTGGTGAT TGTCTTAGTCCTGCAGGGGAATACAACTTGCGCTTGGGAATTATCAAGGAATTACATCCAGACATGGTTGCTACTTATTCAGGAAG TGCTCAAGTATTTGAAGGCCACCCCTTTCTTGTCGAAGCTGGAGTCAGTGTTGGTGGAAAAGATGTTAAGCAA GGTGTGAACATATTCCGATTTGCTAACCGGATTCCACTTCTGTTCGAGCAAGGTGCTGATGTTGTCACTCGAACTGCTTTGAAGAGAATTAA TTGGAATAGCTACAAAATAAACCAGGTGCAGGACAAGATTGGTGTATTTGTCAGCATTGTAAGCACCAAAATACCTTTTAAAGGGACCGGGAAGGAATACATTGGAGATGACATAAGTGAGATAGCTGCTGCTGTTAAG ACATCCATTCAGCAGTGCTGTACTCAACTGAAATCCAAGATCCTTAAAAGAATTCAGGCTCGGGAGCAGCAGGAGAGGAAGCGAAATTTGAGCAA GTATATTCCTAATGTTACAGGTGCCATATACGACGTTCTGAAAGAGATGTCACATTTGCATGCATCTAAAAGGAAGCGTTATGCTAATGAGGATGCAGAAGTTCTGAATAAGGTTTCAAATCATATAATTACAAGAGAAACACTTGGTGAAAAGCTTGCACAGCATGTCGAACAG GTGGACTATGAAATGGCTCTGGAATATGCCACACAAAGCGGAGTGAATGAGGAACCCAGGGAAAATATCTATATACAAACACTGGAAGGAGAAAGTAAATTTGTTGATTTCCAGAGTCCTGTATTTGTTTTCAGACTTTTCCAATAG